A genomic segment from Triticum dicoccoides isolate Atlit2015 ecotype Zavitan chromosome 1A, WEW_v2.0, whole genome shotgun sequence encodes:
- the LOC119362590 gene encoding putative F-box/FBD/LRR-repeat protein At5g56810, which translates to MTAAKTKRRTPDGTAGRRPRKRARDLPSPSHGDLISDLPDAILGSIISLLPTKDGARTQAISRRWCPLWRSAPLNLDAHDICLNKFKLSSIVSSILRDHPGPARRFSFNHIRLHKPKKKLAEDAAQIESWFFSSCLRNLQELDISFEFWGGLHASVDHYQLPLPSMIRLAPTLLVARIGMCKLPSDIAAPSLNFPLLRKLTLWLVSISEEAMDVLLSACHVLEALFLQDIHDVGCLHISSPTLRIISFSATLLGREELVVDDVPRLERLLCQGVDGETIQVNKAPKLKVLGPLSPHVSKIKIANLVFQGRIRPSLGHSICTMNILALKFSGPDLNAVLGVLNCFPCLEKLYVIWDKYLKAKMKNLYQYDPLNPVKCLESHLKVLVLKNYTGGEEEVGFAKFFVLNARVVKEINFAVCDTIAIDKNWMTDQLRLLQVEARASPDARLKFRSGYSRWQTNYVNSSDLSIADPFS; encoded by the exons ATGACAGCAGCCAAGACCAAGAGGCGCACGCCCGATGGAACCGCCGGACGGAGGCCTCGGAAAAGGGCACGCGATCTCCCTAGTCCCAGCCACGGTGATCTCATCAGCGACCTTCCCGATGCCATCCTAGGgagcatcatctccctcctcccaaccaaggacggcgcccgcacgcaAGCTATCTCCCGGAGATGGTGTCCGCTCTGGCGATCCGCGCCTCTCAACCTGGACGCCCACGACATCTGCCTCAACAAGTTCAAGCTCTCCTCCATCGTCTCCAGCATCCTCCGTGATCACCCAGGCCCGGCCCGCCGCTTCTCGTTCAACCACATTCGCCTGCACAAACCGAAGAAAAAGTTGGCTGAGGACGCTGCCCAGATCGAGAGCTGGTTCTTCTCCTCATGCCTCCGCAACCTTCAGGAACTTGACATCAGCTTCGAGTTCTGGGGTGGTTTACATGCGTCAGTGGACCACTACCAGCTGCCATTACCATCCATGATCCGCTTGGCGCCGACTCTTCTCGTGGCCCGGATCGGCATGTGCAAACTCCCAAGTGACATTGCAGCGCCTTCTCTGAATTTCCCCCTCCTCCGGAAACTCACTCTGTGGCTTGTTTCAATCTCGGAGGAAGCCATGGACGTGTTGCTCTCTGCCTGCCATGTTTTGGAGGCGCTGTTTCTGCAGGACATTCATGATGTGGGTTGCCTCCACATTAGCTCGCCAACTCTTAGGATCATAAGCTTCAGCGCTACCCTCCTTGGCAGAGAAGAATTGGTCGTTGACGACGTACCTCGCCTTGAAAGGCTTCTTTGCCAAGGTGTAGACGGTGAGACTATTCAAGTAAACAAGGCGCCTAAACTGAAGGTATTGGGGCCTTTGTCACCACACGTCTCCAAAATCAAGATTGCAAACCTAGTCTTCCAG GGAAGGATCCGGCCCAGCTTAGGCCATTCGATATGCACCATGAACATTTTGGCTCTCAAGTTTTCTGGTCCTGATTTGAACGCGGTTCTCGGTGTTCTCAACTGCTTCCCCTGCTTGGAAAAGCTCTATGTCATT TGGGACAAATATTTGAAGGCAAAGATGAAAAACTTGTATCAGTATGACCCACTAAATCCAGTCAAATGCCTTGAGAGCCATCTCAAAGTACTCGTGTTGAAGAATTACACAGGTGGCGAGGAAGAAGTTGGATTTGCCAAGTTTTTTGTTTTGAATGCGAGGGTGGTGAAGGAAATCAACTTTGCAGTGTGTGACACGATTGCCATCGACAAGAATTGGATGACTGATCAACTCAGGCTGCTACAAGTGGAAGCTAGAGCTTCCCCGGACGCTCGGCTGAAATTCAGAAGCGGTTACTCTCGCTGGCAGACCAATTATGTCAACTCAAGTGACTTGTCAATTGCCGACCCTTTCAGCTGA